In Streptomyces sp. NBC_00878, a single window of DNA contains:
- a CDS encoding DNA alkylation repair protein, translating to MAELADLEDPKAREVNERHGDDHGVNLGKLRALAKRLKTQQELACRLWATDDTAARLLAILICRPKAFGRDDLDAMLRQARTPKVHDWLVNYVVKKNPHAEELRLVWSADPDPVVASAGWALTTERVAKKPEGLDLAALLDVVEAEMKDAPDRLQWAMNHCLAQIGIEHAEYRVRAIEIGERLEVLKDYPTSPGCTSPFAPVWITEMVRRQHV from the coding sequence ATGGCCGAGCTGGCCGACCTTGAGGACCCGAAGGCACGCGAGGTGAACGAGCGGCACGGTGACGATCACGGTGTGAATCTCGGCAAGCTGCGCGCGCTCGCGAAGCGGCTGAAGACGCAGCAGGAGCTCGCGTGCCGGCTCTGGGCGACGGATGACACCGCGGCGAGGCTGCTGGCGATCCTGATCTGCCGCCCGAAGGCGTTCGGGCGTGACGACTTGGACGCCATGTTGCGCCAGGCGCGCACACCCAAGGTGCACGACTGGCTCGTGAACTACGTGGTGAAGAAGAACCCGCATGCCGAAGAGCTGCGCCTGGTCTGGTCCGCCGATCCGGATCCCGTGGTCGCCAGTGCGGGCTGGGCACTGACCACCGAACGCGTGGCGAAGAAGCCCGAGGGCCTCGACCTCGCCGCACTGCTCGATGTCGTCGAGGCGGAGATGAAGGACGCCCCGGATCGCCTGCAGTGGGCGATGAACCACTGCCTGGCTCAGATCGGCATCGAGCACGCCGAGTATCGCGTCCGTGCGATCGAGATCGGTGAGCGCCTGGAGGTGCTCAAGGACTATCCGACCTCCCCGGGCTGCACGTCCCCGTTCGCGCCCGTCTGGATCACCGAGATGGTGCGCCGACAGCACGTCTAG
- a CDS encoding styrene monooxygenase/indole monooxygenase family protein → MRKILVVGAGQSGLQIALGLQSNGYEVTLMSNRTADEIRTGRVMSTQCMFHTALQHERDLQLNFWESQAPKIEGLGVSVAAPGSHDPGPTQRAIDWVGRLDGYAQSVDQRVKMAGWMETFAQRGGQLVIHGAAVGDLDYFSRTYDLVLVSAGKGELVSMFGRDASRSPYAEPQRALAVAYVHGLGPRPEHPEYDAVRCNLVPGVGELFVMPALSTSGRADILFWEGIPGGPLDAFQGVKDPAEHLSLTLELMERFTPWEYARATKVELTDAGGTLAGRYTPTVRNPIGRLPGGGLVLGVADVVVANDPITGQGSNSASKCAASYLDSILSHGDKEFDATWMRNTFERYWDTAQHVTKWTNAMLGAPPEHVLNLIGAAGQLPPVANRFANGFNDPSDFENFFYEPEKTGAYLASVAGG, encoded by the coding sequence ATGCGGAAGATACTCGTCGTCGGAGCCGGCCAGTCCGGACTCCAGATCGCCCTCGGACTCCAGTCGAACGGGTACGAGGTCACCCTGATGTCCAACCGCACGGCGGACGAGATCCGAACCGGCCGCGTCATGTCGACGCAGTGCATGTTCCACACGGCCCTGCAGCACGAGCGCGATCTCCAGCTGAACTTCTGGGAGTCCCAGGCCCCGAAGATCGAAGGACTCGGCGTCTCGGTCGCCGCCCCCGGCTCGCACGACCCGGGGCCGACCCAGCGGGCGATCGACTGGGTGGGCAGGCTCGACGGGTACGCCCAGTCGGTCGACCAGCGCGTCAAGATGGCCGGCTGGATGGAGACGTTCGCCCAGCGCGGCGGCCAACTGGTCATCCACGGCGCGGCCGTCGGCGACCTCGACTACTTCTCCCGTACGTACGACCTGGTCCTCGTCTCGGCGGGCAAGGGCGAACTGGTCTCGATGTTCGGCCGCGACGCCTCCCGCTCCCCGTACGCGGAGCCGCAGCGCGCGCTGGCCGTCGCGTACGTCCACGGCCTGGGCCCGCGCCCGGAGCACCCGGAATACGACGCGGTCCGCTGCAACTTGGTCCCCGGCGTGGGCGAACTCTTCGTCATGCCCGCCCTCTCCACCTCGGGCCGGGCGGACATCCTCTTCTGGGAGGGCATACCCGGCGGCCCGCTGGACGCCTTCCAGGGCGTCAAGGACCCGGCCGAACACCTCTCCCTGACCCTGGAACTCATGGAGCGGTTCACGCCGTGGGAGTACGCGCGGGCCACCAAGGTCGAACTCACGGACGCCGGCGGCACGTTGGCCGGACGCTACACGCCCACGGTCCGCAACCCCATAGGCCGGCTGCCCGGCGGCGGCCTGGTCCTCGGCGTCGCCGACGTGGTCGTCGCCAACGACCCCATCACCGGCCAGGGTTCCAACTCGGCCTCGAAGTGCGCCGCTTCGTACCTCGACTCGATCCTCTCCCACGGGGACAAGGAGTTCGACGCGACGTGGATGCGCAACACCTTCGAGCGGTACTGGGACACGGCCCAGCACGTGACCAAGTGGACGAACGCGATGCTCGGCGCCCCGCCGGAGCACGTCCTCAACCTGATCGGCGCGGCAGGCCAGCTCCCACCGGTCGCCAACCGCTTCGCGAACGGCTTCAACGACCCGTCGGACTTCGAGAACTTCTTCTACGAGCCGGAGAAGACGGGGGCGTACCTGGCGTCGGTGGCCGGAGGCTGA
- a CDS encoding ATP/GTP-binding protein, producing MEPDEELKAWQQDRTRAPIATKIVVAGGFGVGKTTLVTAVSEITPLQTEALMTEASEDTDDLSSTPEKLTTTVAMDFGRITLDDDLVLYLFGTPGQQRFWFMWDDLVRGAIGAVVLADTRRLKDCFPALDYFESCGLPYVVAVNHFDGSEKYEPEDVREALTIPPHIPVMIMDARRRFSAIETLLALVGHALEVSPE from the coding sequence ATCGAGCCCGACGAGGAGTTGAAGGCCTGGCAGCAGGACCGTACGCGCGCCCCGATCGCCACGAAGATAGTGGTGGCCGGCGGCTTCGGCGTCGGCAAGACCACCCTCGTCACCGCCGTCTCGGAGATCACGCCCCTCCAGACGGAGGCGCTGATGACCGAGGCGAGCGAGGACACCGACGACCTCAGCTCGACCCCGGAGAAACTGACCACCACCGTGGCCATGGACTTCGGCCGCATCACACTCGACGACGACCTGGTCCTGTACCTGTTCGGCACACCGGGGCAGCAGCGGTTCTGGTTCATGTGGGACGACCTGGTGCGCGGGGCGATCGGCGCGGTGGTCCTCGCCGACACCCGCCGTCTGAAGGACTGCTTCCCGGCCCTCGACTACTTCGAGAGCTGCGGGCTGCCGTACGTCGTGGCCGTCAACCACTTCGACGGAAGCGAGAAGTACGAGCCGGAAGACGTACGCGAGGCCCTCACGATTCCGCCACACATACCTGTCATGATCATGGACGCGCGCCGCAGGTTCTCGGCGATCGAGACCCTGCTGGCCCTTGTCGGCCACGCACTCGAAGTCAGCCCGGAATAA
- a CDS encoding DUF742 domain-containing protein has translation MSGTPRLPVRGGDRKPARVRPYSLTGGRTRFGHVLLVETFVAAIEAPEQRRELENGSLSTRVMPEMRAIVELCRRMRTVAEVAALLKMPLGVVRVLLSDLADQGKIRVYGTGHGPGQPDRALLERVLSGLRRL, from the coding sequence CTGAGCGGCACGCCCAGGCTCCCGGTCCGCGGCGGGGACAGAAAACCCGCCCGCGTACGCCCGTACTCGCTCACCGGCGGCCGTACGCGCTTCGGGCACGTCCTGCTCGTCGAGACGTTCGTCGCGGCGATCGAAGCTCCTGAGCAGCGGCGGGAGTTGGAGAATGGTTCCCTCTCCACCCGGGTGATGCCGGAGATGCGGGCCATCGTCGAACTCTGCCGCCGGATGCGGACGGTGGCCGAGGTCGCCGCCCTGCTGAAGATGCCGCTCGGCGTGGTCCGGGTGCTCCTCAGCGACCTGGCGGACCAGGGAAAGATCCGTGTGTACGGAACAGGTCACGGCCCGGGACAGCCGGACCGCGCTCTGCTGGAAAGGGTGCTGAGTGGACTCCGTCGTCTCTGA
- a CDS encoding roadblock/LC7 domain-containing protein → MISPSTFGLSTEARNLHWLLTNLVEEVPGLLSVAVVSSDGLLLLSSDPGRNEQARLRSTERPKSPRGSAADLATIVSGIGSLAIGAAKLMDGGGVKQTMVAMEDGGLFVMSISDGSLLGVHGAPDCDMSVVAYHMALFVGRAGHVLTPELRSELRQSIEATTMEAAK, encoded by the coding sequence TTGATCTCGCCCAGTACCTTCGGACTGAGCACTGAGGCCCGCAATCTGCACTGGCTGCTGACGAACCTCGTCGAGGAGGTGCCGGGACTCCTGTCCGTCGCGGTGGTCTCCTCCGACGGCTTGTTGCTGCTCTCCTCCGACCCCGGGAGAAACGAGCAGGCGCGCCTCCGCAGCACGGAGAGGCCCAAGAGCCCCAGAGGTTCCGCGGCGGACCTCGCCACCATCGTGTCCGGCATCGGGAGCCTCGCCATCGGCGCCGCCAAGCTGATGGACGGCGGCGGCGTCAAGCAGACCATGGTCGCGATGGAGGACGGCGGCCTCTTCGTCATGTCGATCAGCGACGGCTCGCTGCTCGGTGTGCACGGCGCCCCGGACTGCGACATGAGCGTCGTCGCGTACCACATGGCGCTCTTCGTGGGCCGCGCCGGACACGTCCTGACCCCCGAACTCCGCAGCGAGCTGCGGCAGTCGATCGAGGCCACGACGATGGAGGCGGCCAAGTGA